A stretch of the Mycobacterium sp. ITM-2016-00317 genome encodes the following:
- the speB gene encoding agmatinase, translating into MTTPVGPIDASKTPRFAGPASFARLPRLDQVPRADIAVVGVPFDSGVSYRPGARFGPAHVRESSRLLRPYHPALDVSPFELAQVVDAGDISVNPFDIHEAIETIEAAAVDLTRDGTSLVTIGGDHTIALPLLRAAHAKHGPVALVHFDAHLDTWDTYFGAEYTHGTPFRRAVEEGILDTEALSHVGTRGPLYGKKDLEDDRRFGFGIVTSSDVYYQGVREVVDKLRDRVGNRPVYLSIDIDVLDPAHAPGTGTPEAGGISSRELLEILRGFHGLNLIGADVVEVAPAYDHAQMTGVAASHVAYDLVSLLAMRHLS; encoded by the coding sequence ATGACCACGCCCGTTGGCCCGATCGACGCGTCGAAGACGCCGCGTTTCGCCGGACCGGCCTCGTTCGCCCGCCTGCCCCGGCTCGACCAGGTGCCCCGCGCCGACATCGCCGTCGTCGGCGTGCCGTTCGACTCGGGGGTGTCCTACCGGCCCGGCGCGCGGTTCGGCCCCGCACACGTGCGGGAGTCCTCCCGGCTGCTGCGCCCGTACCACCCCGCCCTGGACGTGTCGCCGTTCGAGCTTGCCCAGGTGGTCGACGCCGGTGACATCTCGGTGAACCCGTTCGACATCCACGAGGCCATCGAGACGATCGAGGCGGCCGCCGTCGACCTCACCCGCGACGGCACGTCGCTGGTGACCATCGGCGGCGACCACACGATCGCACTGCCGCTGCTGCGCGCCGCCCACGCCAAGCACGGACCGGTCGCGCTGGTGCACTTCGACGCGCACCTGGACACCTGGGACACGTACTTCGGCGCCGAGTACACCCACGGCACCCCGTTCCGCCGCGCCGTCGAGGAGGGCATCCTCGACACCGAGGCGCTCTCGCACGTCGGCACCCGCGGCCCGCTCTACGGCAAGAAGGATCTGGAGGACGACCGCCGCTTCGGGTTCGGCATCGTCACCTCGTCGGACGTGTACTACCAGGGCGTGCGCGAGGTCGTCGACAAACTGCGGGACCGCGTCGGGAACCGGCCGGTGTACCTGTCCATCGATATCGACGTGCTCGACCCGGCGCACGCGCCGGGGACCGGCACGCCCGAGGCCGGCGGCATCTCCAGCCGGGAACTGCTGGAGATCCTGCGCGGGTTCCACGGGCTGAACCTGATCGGGGCCGACGTCGTGGAGGTCGCGCCCGCCTACGACCACGCGCAGATGACCGGGGTCGCGGCCTCACATGTCGCCTACGACCTGGTGTCCCTGCTGGCGATGCGCCACTTGTCATGA
- a CDS encoding cytosine permease, with amino-acid sequence MAADTPALAPPPKATQVETHGVEPIPAAERTAGPLDLFRLTFGGANTIATVVLGSFPIIFGLSFRDALFATLLGVVLGAAILAPMALFGPRNGTNNAVSSSAHLGVHGRVIGSFLSLLTAVAFFSISVWTSGDVLVGGASRAFGGAPDAAPNNVAVGFAYGIFALLVLVVCIYGFRFMLLVNKIAVVAATALFLLGIVAFGGTFDPGYPGIYGPGADAATNALYWPSFVGAALIVMSNPVSFGAFLGDWSRYIPRDTAPWKPMAAAFCAQLATLVPFLFGLVTAAVVATNAPQFIDEGNYVGGLLAVSPGWYFVPVCLIALIGGMSTGTTALYGTGLDFSSVFPRFSRVQATVFIGVLAIGFIFVGRFAFNVVQSISTFAVLIVTCTAPWMVVMMIGWVVRRGWYDSDSLQVFNRRQRGGRYWFRHGWNWRGLTAWLVSAGLSLCFVNLPGQFVGPLGDLASGIDLSIPVGLGVAAVLYPLLLLAFPEPADAFGPAGPRFVRASAPAGIPITSEDEPENPLVTEEVTA; translated from the coding sequence ATGGCTGCCGACACGCCCGCCCTTGCGCCACCACCGAAGGCCACCCAGGTCGAGACCCACGGCGTCGAGCCGATCCCGGCGGCCGAGCGGACCGCGGGTCCACTGGATCTGTTCCGGCTCACGTTCGGCGGCGCCAACACCATCGCCACCGTCGTGCTGGGCAGCTTCCCGATCATCTTCGGGTTGTCGTTCCGCGACGCGCTGTTCGCGACGCTGCTCGGAGTGGTGCTGGGCGCGGCGATCCTGGCGCCGATGGCGCTGTTCGGTCCGCGCAACGGCACCAACAACGCGGTCTCGTCGTCGGCGCATCTGGGCGTCCACGGCCGGGTCATCGGATCGTTCCTGTCGCTGCTCACCGCCGTCGCGTTCTTCTCGATCTCGGTGTGGACCTCGGGGGACGTGTTGGTCGGCGGTGCGAGCCGGGCGTTCGGCGGAGCCCCGGACGCCGCACCGAACAATGTCGCGGTCGGCTTCGCCTACGGCATCTTCGCGCTGCTGGTCCTGGTGGTCTGCATCTACGGCTTCCGATTCATGTTGCTGGTCAACAAGATCGCCGTGGTGGCCGCCACCGCGCTGTTCCTGCTCGGCATCGTCGCGTTCGGCGGCACGTTCGATCCCGGCTACCCCGGGATCTACGGCCCCGGCGCCGACGCCGCGACCAACGCACTGTACTGGCCGTCCTTCGTCGGCGCCGCGCTGATCGTGATGTCCAACCCTGTGAGTTTCGGTGCGTTCCTAGGGGATTGGTCCCGCTACATCCCCCGCGACACCGCGCCGTGGAAGCCGATGGCCGCGGCGTTCTGCGCGCAACTCGCCACACTGGTGCCGTTCCTGTTCGGTCTGGTGACCGCCGCCGTCGTCGCGACCAACGCGCCGCAGTTCATCGACGAGGGCAACTACGTCGGCGGCCTGCTCGCGGTCTCGCCGGGGTGGTACTTCGTGCCGGTCTGCCTGATCGCGCTGATCGGCGGCATGTCGACCGGCACGACGGCGCTCTACGGCACCGGGCTCGACTTCTCCAGTGTGTTCCCGCGGTTCAGCCGCGTGCAGGCCACCGTGTTCATCGGCGTCCTGGCGATCGGGTTCATCTTCGTCGGGCGGTTCGCGTTCAACGTGGTGCAGAGCATCTCCACGTTCGCGGTGCTGATCGTGACGTGCACGGCGCCGTGGATGGTCGTGATGATGATCGGTTGGGTGGTGCGCCGCGGCTGGTACGACTCCGACTCACTGCAGGTGTTCAACCGCAGACAGCGCGGCGGTCGCTACTGGTTCCGGCACGGCTGGAACTGGCGCGGCCTCACCGCGTGGCTGGTCTCGGCCGGTCTGTCGCTGTGCTTCGTCAACCTGCCCGGGCAGTTCGTCGGCCCGCTCGGCGATCTGGCCTCGGGCATCGACCTGTCCATCCCGGTCGGCCTCGGTGTCGCCGCGGTGCTGTACCCGCTGCTGCTGCTCGCGTTCCCCGAGCCCGCCGACGCGTTCGGTCCGGCGGGTCCGCGATTCGTCCGGGCCAGCGCGCCGGCGGGCATCCCCATCACGTCAGAAGACGAACCCGAAAACCCGTTAGTGACAGAGGAAGTGACCGCATGA
- a CDS encoding Lrp/AsnC family transcriptional regulator: MDEVDEAIVELLEVDGRLTHREIAARVGLSRSAAAARVQRLTGSGQVVIRGAVHPAVLGRGALAHVSVVLHGPAAPVAAALARRADVPFLSLTSGPHGLVAEVRAASARDIDRAVAEFRELPGVSAVDTLTYVEVMRDVIGPVGDVRTELDDTDRALLAALQQDGRASYVELAAGVGLSAAGARRRVVRLLAARVVRIGAVVRHSGQDRQSAMGFGIRLTGGAQDVVAALTDMPAVIFVARTLGRFDVLVTVRAFAAAQLVELMDTVRGLPGVRTLESWTHLDVVKESYASGLDTVTDS; this comes from the coding sequence ATGGACGAGGTCGACGAGGCGATCGTCGAACTGTTGGAGGTCGACGGGCGGTTGACCCACCGCGAGATCGCCGCCCGGGTGGGTCTGTCCCGGTCGGCGGCGGCGGCCCGGGTGCAGCGGCTCACCGGCAGCGGCCAGGTGGTGATCCGCGGCGCCGTGCACCCCGCGGTGCTGGGGCGCGGCGCGCTGGCCCACGTCAGCGTCGTCCTACACGGTCCCGCGGCGCCGGTGGCCGCCGCGCTGGCCCGCCGCGCCGACGTGCCGTTCCTGTCGCTGACCAGCGGTCCGCACGGACTGGTCGCGGAGGTGCGTGCGGCGTCGGCACGCGACATCGACCGCGCGGTCGCCGAGTTCCGCGAGCTGCCGGGGGTGTCCGCGGTCGACACCCTGACCTACGTCGAGGTGATGCGCGACGTCATCGGCCCCGTCGGAGACGTCCGCACCGAGCTCGACGACACCGACCGGGCACTGCTGGCCGCGCTGCAGCAGGACGGCCGCGCCTCCTACGTCGAGCTGGCAGCCGGGGTCGGATTGTCGGCGGCCGGCGCGCGCAGGCGGGTGGTGCGGCTCCTCGCCGCCCGGGTGGTCCGGATCGGCGCGGTGGTCCGGCACTCCGGCCAGGACCGGCAGAGCGCCATGGGTTTCGGCATCCGGCTCACCGGCGGAGCGCAGGACGTGGTCGCGGCGCTGACGGACATGCCCGCGGTGATCTTCGTGGCGCGCACGCTCGGGCGCTTCGACGTGCTGGTCACGGTCCGGGCGTTCGCTGCCGCGCAGCTGGTGGAGCTGATGGACACGGTGCGCGGCCTGCCGGGCGTCCGGACGCTGGAGAGCTGGACGCACCTCGACGTGGTGAAGGAGAGCTATGCGTCGGGGCTGGACACGGTCACGGACTCCTGA
- the arr gene encoding NAD(+)--rifampin ADP-ribosyltransferase has product MPQAPKPFEVHESGAFLHGTRADLAVGDLLLPGRRSNYDHERVMNHVYVTQTLDAAVWGAELAAGDGRCRIFIVEPQGALEDDPNVTDKKLPGNPTRSFRTREPVRIIGEITDWTGHSDEQIQAMRDSLAELRRRGLDVIED; this is encoded by the coding sequence GTGCCGCAAGCGCCGAAACCCTTTGAAGTCCACGAGTCCGGTGCGTTCCTGCACGGGACGAGAGCCGACCTGGCGGTCGGGGATCTGTTGTTGCCGGGGCGCCGGTCGAACTACGACCACGAGCGCGTGATGAACCACGTCTACGTCACCCAGACGTTGGACGCTGCCGTGTGGGGCGCCGAACTGGCCGCCGGCGACGGCCGCTGCCGGATCTTCATCGTGGAACCGCAGGGTGCTCTCGAAGACGACCCCAACGTCACCGACAAGAAGCTGCCGGGAAACCCCACCCGGTCGTTCCGCACCCGCGAACCCGTCCGCATCATCGGTGAGATCACCGACTGGACAGGGCATTCCGATGAACAGATCCAGGCGATGCGGGACAGTCTGGCCGAGTTGCGGCGCCGGGGCCTCGACGTCATCGAGGATTAG
- a CDS encoding oxygenase MpaB family protein, translated as MTVTGERPQITIEDVDFNRRDHPERPLRPIPPGRDHFADQWRRMREILFGPWIDIDKEVEPNDLTRLRDDYFWQRDEYMIGVVDAFERLGHEHGRAMFEQALTKGIDTVEDPPQELVDLFEHLDGLPGQFDLTSAERGRMLAMSATVAATAIIRGWAFYETAMTGDISAATGATGRFADDGPRRFIETARVFAEFTLPDIFDRRSEAFQDVVRVRLMHALASRGLRRKWGEEVYLKFGEPIPVTSLLGFGSGMLLGRLVDHAFGRTLTPQQLEDLAEYSSFSGRLWGAPELLHSADGLELIKSLNYVLARGGNPSPWRAQLVDAIAGPEHLRTLTETLPGWAKKVVARHANQLTATIALVPAGVVFGYQQIDRMVEGTLFEPLGYNFERRVQIAEKLTALNVRIATVADKLPWSNPIRERRKKSGAAARERIAVLDEIARGREIPLTFAHHDRSTSGEGFTG; from the coding sequence ATGACTGTGACAGGTGAGCGTCCGCAGATCACCATCGAGGACGTCGATTTCAATCGGCGCGACCATCCGGAACGCCCGTTACGGCCCATTCCGCCGGGACGTGATCACTTCGCCGACCAGTGGCGCCGCATGCGGGAGATCCTGTTCGGGCCGTGGATCGACATCGACAAAGAAGTCGAACCCAACGACCTCACGCGGCTGCGCGACGACTATTTCTGGCAGCGCGACGAGTACATGATCGGCGTGGTCGACGCGTTCGAGCGCCTGGGCCACGAACACGGCCGCGCGATGTTCGAACAGGCACTCACCAAGGGCATCGACACAGTCGAGGATCCGCCCCAGGAGCTCGTCGACCTCTTCGAGCATCTCGACGGCTTGCCCGGTCAGTTCGACCTCACCTCCGCCGAACGCGGCCGGATGCTGGCGATGTCCGCCACGGTGGCCGCTACGGCGATCATCCGCGGGTGGGCGTTCTACGAGACCGCGATGACCGGCGACATCTCTGCCGCCACCGGCGCCACCGGCCGGTTCGCCGACGACGGCCCGCGCCGCTTCATCGAGACCGCGCGGGTGTTCGCCGAGTTCACGCTGCCCGACATCTTCGACCGGCGGTCGGAAGCCTTCCAGGATGTGGTGCGCGTGCGGCTGATGCACGCACTGGCCAGCCGGGGCCTGCGCCGGAAGTGGGGCGAAGAGGTCTACCTCAAGTTCGGCGAACCGATCCCGGTGACGTCGCTGCTGGGCTTCGGCAGCGGCATGCTGCTCGGGCGTCTGGTCGACCACGCGTTCGGTCGCACGCTCACCCCGCAGCAGCTGGAGGATCTCGCGGAGTACTCGTCGTTCTCCGGGCGCTTGTGGGGTGCACCCGAGCTGCTGCACTCCGCCGACGGCCTGGAGCTGATCAAGTCGCTGAACTACGTCCTGGCCAGGGGCGGTAACCCGTCCCCGTGGCGGGCCCAGCTCGTCGACGCCATCGCGGGTCCCGAGCACCTGCGGACCCTGACGGAGACGCTTCCGGGCTGGGCGAAGAAGGTGGTCGCCAGGCACGCCAACCAGCTCACCGCGACCATCGCGCTCGTCCCGGCGGGCGTCGTGTTCGGCTACCAGCAGATCGACAGGATGGTCGAGGGCACGCTCTTCGAGCCGCTCGGCTACAACTTCGAGCGCCGGGTACAGATCGCCGAGAAGCTCACCGCCCTCAACGTCCGCATCGCCACGGTGGCCGACAAACTACCGTGGTCCAACCCGATCCGGGAGCGCAGGAAGAAGAGCGGTGCAGCCGCGCGCGAGAGGATCGCGGTGCTGGACGAGATCGCCCGTGGACGGGAGATCCCGCTGACCTTCGCCCACCACGACCGTTCGACGTCGGGGGAGGGCTTCACCGGCTAG
- a CDS encoding thiamine pyrophosphate-binding protein codes for MSRNGGDVVVETLGVLGVSHVFGIPGQNALALFDAIRRSDLTFVSSRIENNSAFGADGYARATGEVGVLFLSTGPGALTALGALQEAYATGVPLLVIVSQVPRAGIGLRRGMLHQLDDQQRSAVNVTKSTALARCSSQIPSLLADAWSLAQSAPAGPVWVEIPQDVLQEPVDVPPVTSVATAVTHRPPRAELVSAAAALLDSAERPVILAGGGVRRSAGGPAALVALAECLDAPVVSTVGGKGAIPFAHPLSAASWIEDRHTTALLEDADVLLAVGTAMGEVTSNYFTLAPKGRVIHIDAEARVLEANHPALGIHADAATALTALAGQVTPRTGDGAAVASALRAAVQGRLAGQDVAVELTLMADLRATVPAAAQTFWDMTIAGYWAWSAWDPRDGEFHSAQGAGGLGFAFPAAVAAAIGTGQRTFAVTGDGGAMYGIAELATARQHDADVTWLIVDDGGYGILREYMTDTFGQATATELARPDFVALAESFGVPARRVSPEGVGEAIADTFTTRGPAVVVLPAVLRMFAPT; via the coding sequence ATGAGCCGCAACGGGGGTGACGTCGTCGTCGAAACACTTGGCGTGTTGGGTGTTTCGCACGTGTTCGGTATCCCCGGGCAGAACGCGCTGGCGCTGTTCGACGCGATCCGGCGCAGCGACCTGACGTTCGTCAGCTCGCGGATCGAGAACAATTCGGCGTTCGGCGCCGACGGGTACGCCAGGGCCACCGGTGAGGTCGGGGTGCTGTTCCTGTCCACCGGGCCGGGAGCGTTGACCGCGCTCGGCGCGTTGCAGGAGGCCTACGCGACCGGCGTACCGCTGCTGGTGATCGTCAGCCAGGTGCCGCGGGCCGGGATCGGGCTGCGCCGCGGCATGTTGCACCAACTCGACGACCAGCAACGCAGCGCCGTGAACGTCACGAAAAGCACTGCGCTGGCCCGGTGTAGCTCACAGATCCCGTCGCTGCTGGCCGACGCCTGGTCGCTGGCGCAGTCCGCGCCGGCCGGGCCGGTGTGGGTGGAGATCCCGCAGGACGTGCTGCAGGAGCCCGTCGACGTGCCGCCGGTGACGTCCGTGGCGACCGCGGTGACCCACCGGCCGCCCCGTGCCGAACTGGTCAGCGCAGCGGCGGCGCTGCTGGACTCCGCCGAGCGGCCGGTGATCCTGGCCGGCGGAGGGGTGCGGCGCTCGGCCGGCGGGCCCGCCGCGCTGGTGGCCCTCGCGGAATGCCTTGACGCGCCGGTGGTCTCGACGGTCGGCGGGAAGGGTGCGATCCCGTTCGCGCACCCGCTGTCGGCGGCGTCGTGGATCGAGGACCGCCACACCACCGCACTGCTCGAAGACGCCGACGTGCTGCTCGCGGTCGGCACCGCGATGGGCGAGGTCACCTCCAACTACTTCACGCTCGCCCCGAAGGGCCGCGTGATCCACATCGACGCCGAGGCCCGGGTGCTGGAGGCCAACCATCCCGCGCTGGGCATCCACGCCGACGCCGCGACGGCACTGACAGCGCTGGCCGGTCAGGTCACGCCGCGCACCGGAGACGGCGCCGCGGTCGCGTCCGCGCTGCGCGCCGCGGTGCAGGGCCGGTTGGCCGGCCAGGACGTCGCGGTGGAGCTGACGCTGATGGCCGACCTGCGGGCCACGGTTCCCGCTGCCGCACAGACCTTCTGGGACATGACGATCGCGGGGTACTGGGCCTGGTCGGCCTGGGATCCCCGGGACGGCGAGTTCCACTCGGCCCAGGGCGCAGGCGGGCTGGGCTTCGCGTTCCCGGCCGCCGTCGCCGCCGCGATCGGCACCGGGCAGCGCACGTTCGCGGTGACCGGCGACGGCGGCGCGATGTACGGCATCGCCGAACTGGCCACCGCCCGCCAGCACGACGCCGACGTCACGTGGCTGATCGTCGACGACGGCGGCTACGGGATCCTGCGCGAATACATGACCGACACATTCGGTCAGGCCACCGCCACGGAGTTGGCCCGCCCCGACTTCGTCGCGCTGGCAGAGAGTTTCGGGGTGCCCGCACGACGGGTGTCACCGGAGGGAGTCGGTGAAGCAATCGCCGACACGTTCACGACCCGCGGACCCGCGGTCGTCGTGCTACCCGCAGTGCTGCGGATGTTCGCACCCACCTGA
- a CDS encoding acyl carrier protein, producing the protein MATGETGFDDVTFDLISVQYHSLKAGHDYGQYVRDARNAGLDDVASFFEQVMSEDSERAKRCHEFLAKLQGSA; encoded by the coding sequence ATGGCCACCGGTGAAACCGGATTCGACGATGTGACGTTCGACCTGATCTCGGTCCAGTACCACTCGCTCAAGGCCGGACATGACTACGGGCAGTACGTGCGCGATGCGCGAAACGCCGGCCTTGACGATGTCGCCTCGTTCTTCGAGCAGGTGATGTCGGAGGACTCGGAGCGGGCCAAGCGCTGCCACGAGTTCCTCGCGAAGCTGCAGGGCAGCGCCTGA
- a CDS encoding TIGR04338 family metallohydrolase — MTRDAQRAKVYAAEGFVRTMFDRAAERGNPVVDFFGAQLTLPPEARFGTVEAVQFYVDSVLAHPAVRDRWPAVAPLRVRARRGATAAHYELAGGAATIAVPEGRSTWALRELVVLHEIAHHVCDADPPHGPAFVAAFCELCAVVMGPEVAHVLRVVYAKEGVR, encoded by the coding sequence ATGACCCGGGACGCGCAGCGCGCAAAGGTCTATGCCGCAGAGGGTTTCGTGCGCACGATGTTCGACCGGGCCGCCGAGCGGGGCAATCCGGTGGTCGACTTCTTCGGCGCGCAGCTGACCCTTCCGCCGGAGGCGCGGTTCGGGACGGTCGAGGCGGTGCAGTTCTACGTCGACAGTGTGCTGGCCCATCCCGCGGTCCGGGACCGGTGGCCTGCCGTCGCGCCGCTGCGGGTGCGTGCGCGCCGAGGCGCCACCGCGGCGCACTACGAACTCGCCGGCGGCGCGGCGACCATCGCGGTGCCCGAGGGTCGCAGCACCTGGGCATTGCGGGAACTGGTTGTGCTGCACGAGATCGCCCATCACGTCTGCGACGCGGACCCGCCGCACGGCCCCGCGTTCGTCGCGGCCTTCTGCGAGCTCTGCGCGGTGGTGATGGGTCCGGAGGTCGCGCACGTGCTGCGCGTCGTGTACGCGAAGGAAGGGGTTCGCTGA
- a CDS encoding O-methyltransferase, translating into MTAPDWGSLDDLFTRVLHSEDDALRAAREAGNAAGMPAIEVSAQHAKLLSLLVKIAGARRVLEIGTLAGYSTIALARAVGPEGTVVSLEYEPAHAEVARRNLERAGVGDRVEIVVGAALDSLPALRQRGENFDLVFIDADKENNVSYVEWAITLGHPGTVIVVDNIARNGRVLDPAPDDRQAQAIRDMFGMMAADPRLDTAAIQTVGTKGWDGFAVAVVD; encoded by the coding sequence GTGACCGCGCCCGACTGGGGTTCTCTCGACGACCTGTTCACCCGCGTGCTGCACAGCGAGGACGACGCGCTGCGCGCGGCCCGGGAGGCCGGTAACGCCGCGGGTATGCCGGCGATCGAGGTGTCCGCGCAGCACGCGAAACTACTGTCCCTGCTGGTGAAGATCGCCGGGGCGCGCCGCGTGCTGGAGATCGGCACGCTGGCCGGCTACAGCACCATCGCGCTGGCCCGCGCGGTCGGGCCCGAGGGCACGGTCGTGAGCCTCGAATACGAACCCGCACACGCCGAGGTGGCCCGGCGCAACCTCGAGCGCGCCGGGGTCGGCGACCGGGTCGAGATCGTGGTCGGCGCCGCGCTGGACTCGCTGCCCGCGCTGCGACAGCGCGGCGAGAACTTCGACCTGGTGTTCATCGACGCGGACAAGGAGAACAACGTCTCCTATGTCGAGTGGGCGATCACGCTCGGCCACCCGGGCACCGTGATCGTGGTCGACAACATCGCCCGCAACGGCCGCGTGCTCGACCCGGCGCCCGACGACCGCCAGGCCCAGGCGATCCGGGACATGTTCGGCATGATGGCCGCCGATCCGCGACTGGACACCGCGGCGATCCAGACCGTGGGCACCAAGGGTTGGGACGGCTTCGCCGTCGCGGTCGTCGACTAG
- a CDS encoding SRPBCC family protein — MWTVSRDIDASADAAWHVLADLEAWPKWGPTVSGAELDGSGFELGATGRVWTPLGVPLPFVISELDQGRSWGWRVAGVPATRHGVEPRDNGCRVWMSAPVWAPGYLPVLAIALRRIEELCAREQELRSP; from the coding sequence ATGTGGACCGTGAGCAGGGACATCGACGCCTCCGCGGATGCGGCCTGGCATGTACTGGCCGATCTCGAGGCGTGGCCGAAGTGGGGACCGACCGTGTCCGGCGCCGAACTCGACGGGTCCGGGTTCGAGCTGGGCGCGACGGGCCGGGTGTGGACGCCGCTCGGGGTGCCGCTGCCGTTCGTGATCTCCGAACTCGACCAGGGGCGCTCGTGGGGCTGGCGGGTCGCCGGGGTGCCCGCCACCCGGCACGGTGTGGAACCACGTGACAACGGCTGCCGCGTGTGGATGAGCGCCCCGGTGTGGGCCCCGGGCTATCTGCCGGTGCTGGCGATCGCGCTGCGCCGCATCGAAGAGCTGTGCGCGCGCGAGCAGGAGCTCAGGAGTCCGTGA
- a CDS encoding alpha/beta hydrolase: MAVTHTERSFDGIGGVRIVYDVWTPSGPPRGVVVLAHGYAEHARRYDHVAARFGEAGLVTYALDHRGHGRSGGKRVYLRDMSEYTGDFHTLVQIAATENPGLKLVVLGHSMGGGIVFTYGVEHPDDYDAMVLSGPAVDAHASVPPARVLLAKVLGRIAPGLPVENLPADAVSRDPQVVAAYEEDPMVHHGKLPAGVGRALIGVGETMPQRAAAITAPLLIVHGDRDALIPVQGSRKLVDCIGSTDVHLKEYPGLYHEVFNEPEKDTVLDDVTAWIETKL; the protein is encoded by the coding sequence ATGGCCGTGACCCACACCGAGCGCAGCTTCGACGGCATCGGCGGTGTCCGGATCGTGTACGACGTGTGGACCCCGAGCGGGCCACCGCGCGGGGTGGTGGTGCTGGCCCACGGTTACGCCGAACACGCCAGGCGCTATGACCACGTCGCGGCCAGGTTCGGCGAAGCCGGCCTTGTCACCTACGCGCTGGATCACCGCGGGCACGGCCGTTCCGGCGGCAAGCGGGTCTATCTGCGCGACATGTCCGAGTACACCGGTGACTTCCACACCCTGGTCCAGATCGCCGCCACCGAGAACCCCGGTCTGAAGCTGGTGGTGCTCGGCCACAGCATGGGTGGCGGCATCGTGTTCACCTACGGTGTCGAGCATCCCGACGATTACGACGCGATGGTGCTGTCGGGACCTGCCGTCGACGCGCACGCCTCGGTCCCGCCGGCCCGGGTGCTGCTGGCCAAGGTGCTGGGCAGGATCGCGCCGGGCCTGCCGGTGGAGAACCTGCCCGCCGACGCGGTGTCGCGCGACCCGCAGGTGGTGGCCGCCTACGAGGAGGACCCGATGGTGCATCACGGCAAGCTCCCGGCCGGGGTCGGGCGGGCGCTGATCGGCGTCGGCGAGACCATGCCGCAGCGGGCCGCCGCGATCACCGCACCGCTGCTGATCGTGCACGGGGACAGGGACGCGCTGATCCCGGTGCAGGGCAGCCGCAAACTCGTCGACTGCATCGGATCGACCGACGTGCACCTCAAGGAGTACCCGGGGCTGTACCACGAGGTTTTCAACGAGCCCGAGAAGGACACCGTGCTCGACGACGTCACCGCCTGGATCGAGACGAAGCTGTGA
- a CDS encoding DUF2786 domain-containing protein, with protein MSTDEKMLARIAALLRQAEGTDNPHEADAFMAAAQRLATATSIDLAVARSHTDGRTAAQTPVQRTITIGEPGARGLRTYVQLFVVIAAANDVKCDVASNSTFVYAYGFAEDIDTTHALYTSLVMQMVRASTDYIASGAHKPTPTITARLNFQLAFGARVGQRLAEAREQAQQEAQSGPAAIPGTAVALRNKDLELKDYYRHASKARGTWRATSATAGYSSAARRAGDRAGRRARLGGDTELSGARSALER; from the coding sequence ATGAGCACAGACGAGAAGATGCTGGCCCGCATCGCGGCCCTGCTGCGGCAGGCCGAGGGCACCGACAATCCGCACGAGGCCGACGCGTTCATGGCCGCCGCCCAGCGGCTGGCGACCGCGACGTCGATCGACCTCGCCGTGGCGCGCAGCCACACCGACGGGCGCACCGCGGCCCAGACGCCCGTGCAGCGCACCATCACCATCGGGGAGCCCGGTGCCAGGGGGCTGCGCACCTATGTACAGCTGTTCGTGGTGATCGCGGCGGCCAACGACGTCAAATGCGACGTCGCGTCGAACTCGACGTTCGTGTACGCGTACGGGTTCGCCGAGGACATCGACACCACCCACGCGCTGTACACCAGCCTGGTCATGCAGATGGTGCGCGCGTCGACCGACTACATCGCCTCCGGCGCCCACAAGCCGACCCCGACGATCACCGCGCGGCTGAACTTCCAGCTCGCGTTCGGCGCACGCGTCGGGCAGCGGCTCGCCGAGGCCCGCGAACAGGCCCAGCAGGAGGCCCAGAGCGGTCCGGCAGCCATCCCCGGCACCGCGGTCGCGTTGCGCAACAAGGACCTTGAGCTCAAGGACTACTACCGCCACGCATCGAAGGCGCGCGGTACGTGGCGGGCCACCAGTGCCACCGCGGGATACTCCTCGGCCGCCCGGCGCGCCGGTGACCGGGCGGGACGGCGGGCCCGGCTGGGCGGGGACACCGAGCTCTCCGGCGCGAGGTCAGCACTGGAACGATGA